GGTACGAAACCGTCACTTCCCATGGTACAGGAACGATTACTACTTGTGCTTCTTCGACAGTGAACGGGAGACCATATACGCCCCCAGCGGCGTCGCCAAGGGCATTAGGATCGAAGTTAGCGAGTTTCTGATCTAGGCTAGAAGTAGATGCAGACATAAGAAACCAGATAAAAGGCGTAGATGAGAAAAGAAAAAACTGTCATGGGGACCTAGCTATGCGCTTGCTCAATGCAAACGGAAGCTTCAGCCCACATGACAGCGTAGAAAATAAGCAAACGAAACGTTAGTTCCTTTAAGAAGGCTGAACACCTCCTAGGAAATCGTAGGTGCGAATGATTTCGAGAATTTTTTCGAAGGTCGGACGGTCGAAAAACAGCATGAGCGGCAGCTCGACAGAATTCTCCTTGTCTGAAAACTGTGTGATTACCGAGAAGATCAGCGGCTGCACCATCGGTTTGTGCAGCATTAAGTTACCTAGAGCTTCTGTTATTTCGCCTTTCGGAGCTTGAGGTGGCGCACCATAAATACGTGCTTTCAGAATGTTAGCAAGCTGCGTTACCAACGCTCCGGTGATAATGTTGCTGATTTCCAGCAGCAACGACTCCTGCATCTCGTTGATATCAGTAGACTCCGGCACATTCATGCGTAAGCAAACGCGGGAAAGCCGCTGTACATGTTGCCCGGAGAAAAACATCAGCGTCGTACCGTTGAAATCCCCTTTGATGTCGGACTGAATAACGGCATGTCCATTCTGGTAGTCTTGCACCTTATCCAGAATATTGCGAACAGGCATAATATCCAGGTTAGGTACTTCGAGCAAAACTTTTTCCTGCGCAATTATCGCAAACGAGTCAGCCGCTCGGGCCAAGCCGATGTTGAGAATTTCGCGGATAATATCCCGCTCTAGTTCCGTCATGTGCAAATCCATAGCAATCAATCAGTTGGCAAGTCGCTGCAACT
This Hymenobacter sp. GOD-10R DNA region includes the following protein-coding sequences:
- a CDS encoding chemotaxis protein CheC; the encoded protein is MDLHMTELERDIIREILNIGLARAADSFAIIAQEKVLLEVPNLDIMPVRNILDKVQDYQNGHAVIQSDIKGDFNGTTLMFFSGQHVQRLSRVCLRMNVPESTDINEMQESLLLEISNIITGALVTQLANILKARIYGAPPQAPKGEITEALGNLMLHKPMVQPLIFSVITQFSDKENSVELPLMLFFDRPTFEKILEIIRTYDFLGGVQPS